Proteins from one Podospora pseudoanserina strain CBS 124.78 chromosome 1, whole genome shotgun sequence genomic window:
- the sed5 gene encoding Integral membrane protein SED5 (COG:U; BUSCO:EOG09263J3H; EggNog:ENOG503NU11) has translation MAVAINDRTAEFRHIVSAAKRKQVAKPGSQRLLGGSQQSAANGDAKPKRSEFARSAAEIGRGISATMGKLQKLAQLAKKRSLFDDNPVEVNELTFIIKQDLSRLNEDIRNLQALSRRLHPKPDQEGENNKNILLLLQGKLGDVSANFKDVLEIRTKNIQASRSRTEAFVSNVGQHAQLSLQQSASPLYGTPNRGTPSPGNDLISLNPVVDQQMQLQMMEEGGQNNYIQQRGQAIEAIESTINELGSIFGQLAGMVSEQSEMIQRIDANTEDVVDNVEGAQKELLKYWSRVSSNRWLLAKMFGVLMIFFLLWVLIAG, from the exons ATGGCCGTCGCGATCAACGACCGCACGGCGGAATTCCGTCACATTGTCAGCGCCGCGAAGCGCAAGCAAGTGGCAAAACCTGGATCGCAAAGACTCCTCGGCGGCAGTCAACAAAGCGCCGCCAACGGCGATGCCAAACCCAAGCGCTCAGAGTTTGCACGGAGTGCGGCAGAAATCGGCAGAGGAATCTCGGCTACTATGGGCAAGCTGCAAAAGCTGGCtcagctggccaagaagcgATCCCTCTTCGACGACAACCCGGTCGAGGTGAACGAGTTGAccttcatcatcaagcaAGATCTGTCCCGCCTCAATGAGGATATCCGAAATCTCCAGGCCCTTTCCAGACGGCTGCACCCAAAACCGGACCAAGAGGGggagaacaacaagaacatTTTGCTTCTCTTGCAGGGCAAGTTGGGGGATGTCAGCGCGAACTTCAAG GACGTGTTGGAGATCAGAACCAAGAACATCCAGGCctcgaggtcaaggaccGAGGCATTTGTCTCTAACGTCGGGCAACATGCGCAGCTTTCCTTGCAGCAATCTGCCTCCCCGCTATACGGCACGCCAAACCGGGGGACACCATCACCGGGGAATGACTTGATTTCTCTGAACCCAGTGGTAGACCAGCAGATGCAGCTccagatgatggaggagggtggccaGAACAACTACATTCAGCAAAGAGGGCAAGCCATCGAAGCCATTGAATCTACCATCAACGAACTGGGGTCCAT CTTCGGTCAACTAGCTGGCATGGTCAGCGAACAATCAGAGATGATTCAAAGAATCGATGCCAACAC AGAGGACGTCGTGGACAATGTCGAGGGCGCACAGAAAGAGCTTCTCAAGTACTGGTCACGagtcagcagcaacaggtgGTTGTTAGCCAAGATGTTTGGCGTTCTT ATGATATTCTTCCTGCTCTGGGTGTTGATCGCCGGGTAG
- a CDS encoding hypothetical protein (EggNog:ENOG503P390), with product MDDGSYGNVFPTNRSMSPAVGSPAQANDMYKVNVSRQKTRKWANFKPQNYDGDDWGDEYEDDEPEPNPPPQSKPMGPRSPTEPQQFQRAVTMPESTGSLATLPSQSHQQPRKSSLDAATSPTSPSSLASPSRSPFVRPADIYRKLEEERKRSLESPRPALSSVTGPPVVDRPQHAAGAEAGSKEDEERTGVNRDSRPGLATVPERRSEYGLEGLLDSYGSDEPSNEPASYTPHYTTSEAQPPAHVEDSKVDVGKQLRRYSTSPQLPLVTRMSGFGEDLFSPSSFLDSSNRQPSVPAVGVPAVGVPTTSTTTGTAQVSNDPSRTQSPAPTLRQHQPQQSPSTPATQGINLASTAPETTAGETPLTHDSNHPVSPAAMKHGAETSSSAIAVQQDSGAPPGSNTPAQQQPAADLPREPAANKQSNEKGILRPSLPGGWVSETPATPGEALLPFQIEPVPAAVERAGGDANSGTPAEHAAFNMDSSHAPSYGGASPVKESGLLETQKAPLPRPASPRALPPLRTTSPSLGTTSAMVPGPESKVSYETTEKVESDALAAPEPTTTTTEISEITPTAPLNPRRDPPEITTDVHPVLSPPSYGTGSTLEADTSSPLKENDVLSEEIMKSLSPVQSTEGFGNIHADTTDAYQAAARSPVRESSYLGDVYDDYWTASEEKVEAGLLAAAATGQQPEAGRPSDAPSVSVAEPPREETAPSLDVKAVALSASSPTSPAKPAASEGGVGNTPVMEDTRKRFSWEAGFSDPAPVSIQPAVKEPAAEPKSLALPTITTLPAELDAARSSPAPGLKADAVPLADTVSQASSTLAPRSANATPIEPPSPISVLSDRPNGKSLAYADEKIAVEPPTGEERTSPTPENIAPQEQQQQQQQQQQLASWAVTPRKGSINILPFRQVLEMPMPLDRIRTFNDSRAQFAAIDTGLDEWLTIMTSRHPEHTNAFVAGFGSQQGLSPTGAPSQQFGGNGAHGLPANIPMPPPHQHGASGFSHLQHSAQVQKSKVLLMAAGKAGKGLFSKGRNKLRETGDKVFSSS from the exons ATGGACGACGGCTCCTATGGGAATGTATTTCCTACAAACCGGTCCAT gtCACCTGCTGTAGGGTCTCCGGCGCAAGCAAACGACATGTACAAGGTCAACGTTAGCAGACAAAAGACGAGAAAGTGGGCAAACTTCAAACCTCAGAActatgatggtgatgactgGGGCGACGAGTACGAAGACGACGAACCTGAGCCGAACCCACCGCCGCAGTCGAAACCGATGGGACCGCGCTCCCCGACGGAACCACAGCAATTTCAGCGCGCTGTAACCATGCCGGAGAGCACAGGGTCGCTCGCTACGCTTCCATCACAATCTCACCAGCAGCCACGGAAGAGCAGCTTAGATGCCGCAACATCGCCCACAAGCCCGAGCTCGCTGGCTTCGCCGTCCAGATCCCCGTTCGTCCGACCGGCCGATATCTATCGCAAGTtggaggaagaaagaaagcgTTCGTTAGAGTCTCCGAGGCCAGCTTTGAGCAGTGTTACGGGGCCACCTGTTGTCGACCGGCCACAACATGCCGCAGGAGCAGAAGCGGGAAGcaaggaagatgaggaaagAACTGGTGTGAATCGAGATTCGAGACCTGGTTTGGCTACGGTTCCCGAGAGAAGGAGCGAATATGGGCTTGAAGGGCTTCTTGACAGCTACGGATCCGACGAGCCCAGCAATGAACCTGCGAGTTACACTCCTCATTATACAACCTCAGAGGCTCAACCTCCGGCGCATGTTGAAGATTCCAAGGTTGATGTAGGCAAGCAACTCCGGCGATATTCAACAAGCCCCCAGCTACCGCTCGTGACCCGCATGTCGGGCTTTGGCGAAGACCTATTTTCCCCATCAAGCTTTCTCGACAGCTCAAACCGGCAACCTTCTGTCCCGGCCGTTGGTGTCCCAGCCGTTGGTgtcccaacaacaagcacTACTACTGGCACCGCGCAGGTCTCAAATGATCCTTCACGGACACAGTCGCCAGCCCCTACACTTCGTCAACATCAGCCGCAGCAATCACCCAGCACACCAGCAACTCAGGGTATCAATTTGGCGTCGACCGCACCCGAAACCACAGCCGGGGAGACACCGTTGACCCACGATTCAAACCATCCGGTCAGCCCGGCTGCCATGAAGCACGGGGCCGAAACTTCCAGTTCCGCCATTGCGGTTCAACAGGACTCTGGTGCGCCGCCGGGTTCGAACACTCctgcccaacagcagccagccGCAGATCTGCCGCGGGAACCCGCAGCAAACAAACAGTCCAACGAAAAAGGGATTCTCAGACCGTCGTTACCGGGTGGTTGGGTTTCCGAAACCCCAGCGACGCCAGGTGAAGCTTTGCTGCCTTTTCAGATTGAGCCCGTCCCAGCAGCAGTTGAGAGGGCTGGCGGAGACGCAAACTCGGGCACGCCAGCCGAACACGCTGCTTTCAATATGGATAGCTCCCACGCACCTAGCTACGGCGGGGCAAGTCCTGTCAAAGAAAGCGGGCTGCTTGAAACACAAAAAGCACCTCTTCCACGCCCCGCCTCTCCTCGCGCGCTGCCACCACTCAGGACCACAAGCCCTTCGCTCGGCACAACATCTGCGATGGTTCCCGGCCCCGAATCAAAGGTGAGCTACGAAACGACCGAGAAGGTGGAGAGCGACGCTCTTGCGGCTCCCGAACCAACCACTACGACAACGGAAATCTCGGAAATCACGCCCACGGCGCCACTGAATCCACGTCGCGACCCGCCAGAGATCACCACTGATGTACATCCTGTCTTATCTCCGCCATCCTACGGGACTGGGTCCACGCTGGAGGCAGACACAAGCTCGCCTTTGAAGGAGAACGATGTTCTGAGCGAAGAGATTATGAAGTCACTCAGTCCTGTCCAGTCAACAGAAGGATTCGGAAATATTCACGCAGACACCACAGACGCTTATCAAGCAGCCGCGCGGTCCCCTGTTCGGGAAAGCAGCTATCTGGGTGATGTTTATGATGACTACTGGACTGCGAGCGAAGAAAAGGTAGAAGCCGGGTTGCTTGCCGCTGCCGCAACTGGTCAGCAGCCGGAAGCAGGGAGACCCTCCGATGCCCCTAGCGTTTCTGTCGCGGAACCCCCCCGAGAAGAGACAGCTCCGTCGCTGGATGTGAAAGCTGTCGCCCTTTCCGCAAGCTCACCAACTAGCCCCGCGAAACCCGCAGCGTCGGAGGGCGGAGTTGGCAACACACCCGTGATGGAAGATACACGTAAGCGATTCTCATGGGAGGCTGGATTTAGCGATCCAGCGCCTGTGAGTATTCAGCCTGCGGTAAAAGAACCGGCCGCTGAGCCGAAGTCTCTGGCACTTCCGACCATCACAACACTACCTGCCGAGCTGGATGCCGCTCGATCAAGTCCTGCTCCTGGCTTGAAAGCCGACGCTGTGCCTCTTGCGGACACCGTCTCTCAAGCAAGCAGTACCCTTGCCCCTAGATCAGCCAACGCGACACCCATTGAACCACCATCTCCTATCTCAGTCCTTTCAGACAGACCTAATGGCAAAAGCCTAGCATACGCAGATGAAAAGATTGCTGTTGAGCCGCCAACGGGTGAAGAGCGTACATCGCCAACCCCTGAAAATATTGCAccacaagaacaacaacaacaacaacaacaacaacaacaacttgcTTCTTGGGCCGTGACGCCGAGAAAAGGATCCATCAACATCCTTCCATTCCGGCAGGTTCTGGAGATGCCAATGCCGCTTGACAGGATTCGAACCTTTAACGATTCCAGAGCCCAGTTCGCCGCAATCGATACCGGGCTTGATGAGTGGCTCACGATAATGACATCGCGGCACCCCGAGCATACAAACGCATTTGTGGCAGGCTTTGGATCGCAGCAAGGGTTGTCACCGACCGGAGCCCCATCTCAACAGTTTGGTGGCAACGGCGCTCATGGCCTCCCGGCGAACATTCctatgccaccaccacatcaacacggCGCAAGTGGATTTTCACATCTGCAACATAGTGCACAGGTACAGAAGAGCAAGGTGCTCTTGATGGCAGCAGGGAAAGCTGGAAAGGGACTGTTCAGCAAGGGCAGAAACAAGCTCCGGGAAACGGGTGACAAGGTGTTTTCAAGTTCATGA